In Neisseria perflava, the DNA window GATACCGACTCAATACATGGACATCTTGTTTTTTATGGCGGTGCCGGTTTTTTTCTACTTGTTTTACCAAGTGCTTATGCGCGCTGAAAATCCATTGGGCGTTATTCAGAAGTTTTTATTGGTCTTTGCCCTTTATGTTGCCATTCCACCATTTGTGGAATTGATTACCGGCATTCAGTTTGTCAGTGCCAGTGATGAACTGGCCATTAAAGAAGGTTCGCTCAAAGGGCTGTTTTTCAATCCCAACAACCTTGCTGCCACTGCCGTTTGCCTCGCACCCGCCATCCTATTTTTCTTTCAACTGCAAGGACGCAAACACAAAGAGAAACTACTGGGCTGGGGATTATATTTACTACTAGGTATGGCCATTTTTGTTTGCGTATCACGCACAGCTATTGCCTGCTACCTTTTGATTTCACTCATTTATATAGCTTATCGTAAAAATGGTTTTATTACCGTTATTGCCACAGGACTGCTCGCGTTAACATTATCGATGATTCCATCCCGTGTCATCGCGGAATTTTTGCTGTCACTTAACGGCAACCCTTTTCTTGAACGTTTTTCCAGCCGCGTATACCTTTTTCTATTCGATTTAGACAGCGACAACTCTGTGTCCTACCGTCAGGAGATTTACAACTATTTTTGGAATAATCCG includes these proteins:
- a CDS encoding O-antigen ligase family protein — its product is MKIKRLNLYTYILYIMFTAYMLGPALSFKIGVPRIDNPLSLLFVLIGLAVFFLEGKHIPRKIFVMLCALAAMCIWPAIHMGITSLIPTQYMDILFFMAVPVFFYLFYQVLMRAENPLGVIQKFLLVFALYVAIPPFVELITGIQFVSASDELAIKEGSLKGLFFNPNNLAATAVCLAPAILFFFQLQGRKHKEKLLGWGLYLLLGMAIFVCVSRTAIACYLLISLIYIAYRKNGFITVIATGLLALTLSMIPSRVIAEFLLSLNGNPFLERFSSRVYLFLFDLDSDNSVSYRQEIYNYFWNNPPLLLTGYGPKNFRDYFGGHLSNSLGFENPHSFIIELYLGFGIISLLGFIAFVAFYFLYTASSRALTNKSRVLAWVTLGIFLLAGFIPSTILRMPFIWLPCLLIYIYSTFVASKLQNQAAYTYSYTPSKTKGIS